From the genome of Malus sylvestris chromosome 6, drMalSylv7.2, whole genome shotgun sequence, one region includes:
- the LOC126626580 gene encoding calcium-dependent mitochondrial ATP-magnesium/phosphate carrier protein 2-like isoform X2 has product MDDEELARFVEHVDKDNNGIITFEEWRDFLLLYPHEATIENIYHHWERVFLVDIGEQAVIPEGIGRHVHRSRYFIAGAVAGAASRTATAPLDRLKVVLQVQTSRASVVPAIKKILKDDGILGFFRGNGINVVKVAPESALKFYTYEMLKKVIGDNMGADESDIGTAGRLLAGGMAGAVAQTSIYPLDLVKTRLQTCTSEAGKSPQLRTLTKEIWIHEGPRAFYKGLFPSLLGIVPYAGIDLAAYETLKDMSKTYFLHDNSEPGPLIQLGCGTISGALGATCVYPLQVIRTRLQAQRSNTATAYKGMSDVFWRTIQHEGYRGFYKGLFPNLLKVVPAASITYMVYEAMKKKLDL; this is encoded by the exons ATGGATGATGAGGAACTTGCGCGTTTTGTGGAGCATGTTGATAAGGATAACAATGGAATTATAACTTTTGAAGAATGGAGAGATTTTCTACTACTTTATCCGCATGAAGCAACAATTGAGAATATATATCATCACTGGGAAAGGGTGTTTCTTGTGGATATTGGAGAGCAGGCTGTTATTCCAGAAGGAATTGGTAGGCATGTTCATAGGAGCAGATACTTTATTGCAGGGGCTGTAGCTGGAGCTGCTTCTCGTACTGCCACTGCTCCTCTTGATCGCTTGAAAGTGGTTTTGCAAGTTCAGACATCTCGTGCTTCTGTAGTACCAGCTATCAAGAAGATATTGAAGGATGACGGTATTCTGGGGTTTTTCCGAGGTAACGGAATAAATGTTGTGAAGGTAGCACCTGAAAGTGCGCTCAAGTTCTATACTTATGAAATGTTAAAGAAGGTCATTGGAGATAATATGGGGGCAGACGAGTCTGATATTGGTACTGCTGGTAGACTTTTGGCTGGTGGTATGGCAGGTGCAGTGGCACAAACTTCTATCTATCCCTTGGATCTTGTGAAAACTCGGTTACAGACTTGCACTTCAGAAGCTGGAAAGAGTCCTCAGTTGAGGACATTAACTAAAGAAATATGGATTCATGAGGGACCTCGGGCCTTCTATAAAGGCCTGTTTCCGTCACTTCTTGGCATTGTCCCCTACGCTGGCATCGACCTTGCAGCCTATGAGACCTTAAAAGATATGTCAAAGACATATTTTCTTCACGATAATAGTG AACCTGGTCCTCTTATCCAGCTGGGATGTGGGACAATATCTGGAGCTCTAGGAGCAACATGTGTTTATCCATTGCAGGTTATCCGAACAAG ATTGCAAGCTCAACGTTCTAATACAGCTACTGCATATAAGGGAATGTCTGATGTATTCTGGAGAACCATTCAACACGAAGGCTATAGAGGTTTCTACAAGGGATTGTTTCCAAATCTTCTCAAAGTTGTTCCAGCTGCAAGCATTACATATATGGTATATGAAGCCATGAAAAAGAAACTAGATCTGTAG
- the LOC126626580 gene encoding calcium-dependent mitochondrial ATP-magnesium/phosphate carrier protein 2-like isoform X1 — protein sequence MSGAKPAAAEHVGFANVDANKSTATAKAEGCCNPVKKSGPISMDHVLLALRETKEDRDVRIRSLFNFFDAEDLGYLDYSQIEAGLSALQIPPEYKYANDLLKVCDANRDGRVDYLEFRRYMDDKELELYRIFQAIDVEHNGCILPEELWDALVKAGIEMDDEELARFVEHVDKDNNGIITFEEWRDFLLLYPHEATIENIYHHWERVFLVDIGEQAVIPEGIGRHVHRSRYFIAGAVAGAASRTATAPLDRLKVVLQVQTSRASVVPAIKKILKDDGILGFFRGNGINVVKVAPESALKFYTYEMLKKVIGDNMGADESDIGTAGRLLAGGMAGAVAQTSIYPLDLVKTRLQTCTSEAGKSPQLRTLTKEIWIHEGPRAFYKGLFPSLLGIVPYAGIDLAAYETLKDMSKTYFLHDNSEPGPLIQLGCGTISGALGATCVYPLQVIRTRLQAQRSNTATAYKGMSDVFWRTIQHEGYRGFYKGLFPNLLKVVPAASITYMVYEAMKKKLDL from the exons ATGTCAGGGGCAAAGCCGGCCGCGGCAGAGCATGTCGGCTTCGCCAACGTGGATGCGAACAAGTCCACTGCCACCGCCAAAGCCGAAGGATGTTGCAATCCGGTCAAAAAAAGCGGACCCATTTCGATGGATCACGTTCTTCTAGCCTTGCGCGAGACCAAGGAGGACAGGGACGTCCGAATTCGAAGCCTTTTCAATTTCTTCGATGCTGAGGATCTTGGGTATTTGGATTATTCTCAGATCGAGGCCGGATTGTCGGCCCTTCAGATTCCGCCTGAATACAAGTACGCCAATGATCTTCTGAAGGTCTGTGATGCTAACAGGGATGGAAGGGTCGATTATCTTGAGTTCCGGCGGTACATGGATGACAAGGAGCTCGAGCTCTACCGCATTTTTCAGGCCATTGATGTTGAGCACAACGGCTGCATTCTGCCGGAGGAGCTTTGGGATGCCCTTGTCAAGGCTG GGATTGAAATGGATGATGAGGAACTTGCGCGTTTTGTGGAGCATGTTGATAAGGATAACAATGGAATTATAACTTTTGAAGAATGGAGAGATTTTCTACTACTTTATCCGCATGAAGCAACAATTGAGAATATATATCATCACTGGGAAAGGGTGTTTCTTGTGGATATTGGAGAGCAGGCTGTTATTCCAGAAGGAATTGGTAGGCATGTTCATAGGAGCAGATACTTTATTGCAGGGGCTGTAGCTGGAGCTGCTTCTCGTACTGCCACTGCTCCTCTTGATCGCTTGAAAGTGGTTTTGCAAGTTCAGACATCTCGTGCTTCTGTAGTACCAGCTATCAAGAAGATATTGAAGGATGACGGTATTCTGGGGTTTTTCCGAGGTAACGGAATAAATGTTGTGAAGGTAGCACCTGAAAGTGCGCTCAAGTTCTATACTTATGAAATGTTAAAGAAGGTCATTGGAGATAATATGGGGGCAGACGAGTCTGATATTGGTACTGCTGGTAGACTTTTGGCTGGTGGTATGGCAGGTGCAGTGGCACAAACTTCTATCTATCCCTTGGATCTTGTGAAAACTCGGTTACAGACTTGCACTTCAGAAGCTGGAAAGAGTCCTCAGTTGAGGACATTAACTAAAGAAATATGGATTCATGAGGGACCTCGGGCCTTCTATAAAGGCCTGTTTCCGTCACTTCTTGGCATTGTCCCCTACGCTGGCATCGACCTTGCAGCCTATGAGACCTTAAAAGATATGTCAAAGACATATTTTCTTCACGATAATAGTG AACCTGGTCCTCTTATCCAGCTGGGATGTGGGACAATATCTGGAGCTCTAGGAGCAACATGTGTTTATCCATTGCAGGTTATCCGAACAAG ATTGCAAGCTCAACGTTCTAATACAGCTACTGCATATAAGGGAATGTCTGATGTATTCTGGAGAACCATTCAACACGAAGGCTATAGAGGTTTCTACAAGGGATTGTTTCCAAATCTTCTCAAAGTTGTTCCAGCTGCAAGCATTACATATATGGTATATGAAGCCATGAAAAAGAAACTAGATCTGTAG